Proteins co-encoded in one uncultured Draconibacterium sp. genomic window:
- a CDS encoding LytTR family DNA-binding domain-containing protein: MHRCIIIDDEPIAIRVIRNHLSVFTDFEIVAECSNALEAMPLLQKGNIDMLFCDIQMPQITGVDFIRSLLHPPKVIFTTAYRDYAIDAFELNVVDYLLKPISFERFTKAINHFLELQTATSASSSEEEETETRDFIFLKADKKHHKINLTDILYFESLGDYVIAYTNDQKIVTKERLSHLSDLLPPKRFMQIHRGYIVSIDKIESIGAGFVEIKGKKLPVGRNYKPSLQKLLSH; encoded by the coding sequence ATGCACCGCTGTATAATCATAGACGACGAACCCATTGCCATTCGGGTAATCCGGAACCACCTGTCGGTTTTTACCGATTTTGAGATTGTTGCCGAATGCAGCAACGCGCTGGAAGCCATGCCCCTTCTGCAAAAGGGAAACATCGATATGCTGTTTTGCGATATCCAGATGCCACAAATTACGGGAGTCGATTTTATTCGCTCATTACTACACCCGCCCAAGGTTATTTTCACGACTGCCTACCGCGATTATGCCATCGATGCATTTGAACTAAACGTAGTTGATTACCTGCTAAAACCCATTTCGTTCGAGCGTTTTACCAAGGCCATTAACCATTTTCTCGAATTACAGACGGCTACTTCTGCATCGTCGTCAGAAGAAGAAGAAACAGAAACCCGCGATTTCATTTTTCTTAAAGCCGATAAAAAACATCATAAAATAAACCTTACCGACATCCTGTATTTCGAGAGCCTCGGCGATTATGTAATCGCTTACACCAACGACCAAAAAATTGTAACCAAAGAACGGCTCAGTCATCTGTCTGATTTACTTCCCCCAAAACGCTTTATGCAGATTCATCGTGGCTATATTGTTTCTATCGACAAAATTGAATCGATTGGTGCTGGCTTTGTAGAGATTAAGGGTAAAAAACTACCTGTTGGCCGAAACTACAAACCGAGCCTTCAGAAACTGTTATCGCACTAA
- a CDS encoding family 20 glycosylhydrolase, whose product MRKISVLSILVILLSMFQSCSEQVDTDLTKTAFIPKPTSVTATGDGFNLNKASVIYVQAGSEGVVRSAEILAEKINQLTEGSIVVKPTSTPPSREIYISNADNEHLSEQGYELKIEKHLISIQGADAAGCFFGIQTLLQTLPVKADNTQPLYVPTGIITDAPEYTYRGAMLDVSRHFFNIEEVKQYIDFLAMYKMNVLHLHLSDDQGWRIEIKSWPKLTEIGGKTEVGGGEGGFYTQEQYKELVQYAADRQIMIVPEIDMPGHTNTALAAYAELNCDGKARELYTGTEVGFSTLCTDKEITYQFIDDVIRELAEITPGPYIHIGGDESHVTAHDDYVYFVNKVQDIVKKHGKKIIGWDEIANAKLIDGVTVQFWADVENTTMGVEKGAQVLMSPAARAYLDMQYDSTTHLGLHWAGYIEVDQGYNWDPATLVEGVTKDKILGIEAPLWSETVTNIDEVEYMVFPRLPGYAEIGWTAPAERNWEEYKTRLAKHGKRFDALGIDYYKSPLVPWEE is encoded by the coding sequence ATGAGAAAGATATCTGTTTTGTCAATTTTAGTAATCCTTTTATCCATGTTTCAATCCTGTTCAGAGCAAGTTGATACCGACCTCACGAAAACAGCTTTTATACCAAAACCAACCAGTGTAACAGCTACGGGCGATGGTTTCAACCTTAATAAAGCCAGCGTAATTTATGTACAGGCAGGTAGCGAAGGAGTGGTTCGTTCGGCTGAAATACTGGCCGAGAAGATCAACCAGCTTACCGAAGGTTCAATTGTAGTAAAACCTACCAGCACCCCACCGTCGAGAGAGATTTATATTTCGAATGCAGACAACGAACATTTAAGCGAGCAAGGTTACGAGCTTAAAATTGAAAAGCACCTGATTTCGATTCAGGGTGCTGATGCTGCCGGATGTTTTTTTGGCATCCAAACACTATTACAAACCCTACCTGTTAAGGCCGACAATACCCAGCCACTATATGTGCCAACCGGAATAATAACTGACGCACCAGAATACACCTACCGTGGTGCAATGCTCGATGTTTCGCGCCACTTTTTTAATATTGAAGAAGTAAAACAATACATTGATTTTCTGGCGATGTACAAAATGAATGTGCTTCACCTGCATTTATCGGACGATCAGGGTTGGAGAATTGAGATAAAATCCTGGCCAAAGCTTACTGAAATCGGAGGTAAAACTGAAGTTGGTGGCGGCGAAGGTGGTTTTTACACGCAGGAACAATACAAAGAGTTGGTTCAGTATGCAGCCGATCGCCAGATTATGATCGTTCCTGAAATTGATATGCCGGGGCATACCAACACAGCACTTGCAGCATACGCTGAACTAAATTGCGACGGCAAAGCCCGCGAGCTATACACCGGAACTGAAGTTGGTTTCAGTACGCTTTGTACCGATAAAGAAATTACTTACCAATTTATCGACGATGTAATTCGCGAGTTGGCTGAAATAACTCCTGGGCCATACATCCACATTGGTGGCGACGAATCGCATGTAACAGCTCACGACGATTATGTGTACTTTGTAAATAAAGTTCAGGACATTGTTAAAAAACACGGTAAAAAAATTATTGGCTGGGACGAAATTGCCAACGCCAAACTAATTGACGGCGTTACCGTACAATTCTGGGCCGATGTTGAAAACACAACAATGGGCGTTGAAAAAGGGGCACAAGTACTTATGTCGCCGGCAGCACGCGCTTACCTCGATATGCAGTACGACTCAACAACTCATCTGGGCTTGCACTGGGCCGGTTACATTGAAGTGGATCAAGGTTACAATTGGGATCCGGCAACACTGGTTGAAGGTGTTACTAAAGACAAAATTCTGGGAATTGAGGCTCCACTTTGGTCGGAAACAGTTACCAATATCGACGAAGTGGAATACATGGTATTCCCTCGTTTGCCAGGATATGCCGAAATTGGCTGGACAGCACCAGCCGAAAGAAACTGGGAAGAATACAAAACACGTTTGGCTAAACATGGCAAACGTTTCGATGCGTTGGGAATTGACTATTACAAATCGCCGCTTGTTCCGTGGGAAGAATAG
- the rnc gene encoding ribonuclease III — MVRKIVQRVKLFSSDRKEFYLFLKNLLGFYPQNLRLYDLAFIHKSASIVDSQGNFVNNERLEYLGDAILGAIIADFLYNRFPQEDEGFLTKTRSKLVNRAILTQLTHEMGLHIFIDSNTTKNIDKSHIYGDALEALIGAIYLDKDYKAAKFFVTKRILPQFVDLNEIEQEDSNFKSQLIEWSQKNKREIEFETTEETDEKIKQPRFKAVVKIDNKKAGEGVGTSKKEAHQKAAHETLKKLDQL, encoded by the coding sequence GTGGTTAGAAAAATAGTACAACGAGTAAAACTCTTTTCGTCTGATCGAAAAGAGTTTTATTTGTTTTTAAAAAATCTTTTAGGATTTTACCCCCAGAACTTACGATTGTACGATCTTGCTTTTATTCACAAGTCGGCTTCGATAGTAGATTCGCAGGGCAATTTTGTAAATAACGAACGTTTAGAGTACCTCGGCGATGCCATTCTTGGGGCTATTATTGCCGATTTTCTGTACAATCGTTTCCCGCAGGAAGATGAAGGTTTTTTAACCAAAACCCGATCTAAACTGGTAAACCGTGCCATTCTCACTCAGTTAACACACGAAATGGGATTGCATATCTTTATCGATTCAAACACCACAAAAAACATCGATAAAAGCCATATTTACGGCGATGCACTTGAAGCGCTGATCGGAGCCATTTATCTCGATAAAGACTATAAAGCAGCTAAGTTTTTTGTTACAAAAAGAATCCTGCCCCAATTTGTTGATCTGAACGAAATTGAACAGGAAGACTCGAATTTTAAAAGCCAGTTGATTGAGTGGAGCCAGAAAAACAAACGCGAAATAGAGTTTGAAACCACTGAAGAAACCGACGAAAAAATTAAACAGCCACGATTTAAAGCGGTTGTTAAAATCGACAATAAAAAAGCTGGCGAAGGCGTTGGAACTTCTAAAAAAGAAGCCCACCAAAAAGCAGCACACGAAACATTAAAAAAACTTGACCAGCTTTAA
- a CDS encoding lipid-A-disaccharide synthase N-terminal domain-containing protein has product MEGILIIGLGFFAQGLFFIRTIAQWFKSEKEGEVISPVIYWQISLVASIMMLTYGILRHDFAIVMGQSLVYGIYIRNLQLKNVWAKMHWAIKVLALAIPVVYWVWLLTSGNFANILHNEDVSLFWMVWGTTAQMVFISRFFYQWIHSENKKESLFPLGFWIISTCGSLMIFTYSIIRLDPVLFAAHSLGLFTYMRNIALHYGKSSLFERLNKIPLLNKVIGKISDKIK; this is encoded by the coding sequence ATGGAAGGCATTTTAATTATAGGACTTGGATTTTTTGCCCAGGGATTATTCTTTATCCGCACCATTGCTCAATGGTTTAAATCGGAGAAAGAAGGAGAAGTAATATCGCCGGTAATTTATTGGCAAATTAGCCTGGTGGCATCGATAATGATGTTAACCTATGGAATCCTTCGCCACGATTTTGCCATTGTTATGGGGCAATCGCTGGTGTACGGCATTTACATCAGAAACCTGCAGCTTAAAAATGTGTGGGCCAAAATGCACTGGGCTATAAAAGTTCTTGCACTGGCTATTCCTGTTGTCTACTGGGTTTGGCTACTTACGTCGGGGAACTTTGCCAACATTCTGCACAACGAAGATGTTTCGCTTTTCTGGATGGTTTGGGGAACCACCGCACAAATGGTTTTTATATCGCGCTTTTTCTACCAGTGGATTCACTCCGAAAATAAAAAGGAATCGCTATTTCCACTGGGATTCTGGATTATCAGCACTTGCGGATCATTAATGATTTTCACCTACTCAATCATCCGACTTGATCCGGTTCTTTTCGCAGCTCACAGTTTAGGACTGTTTACCTACATGCGAAATATTGCTCTACACTATGGCAAAAGTAGTTTATTCGAAAGGCTCAATAAAATTCCGCTGCTAAATAAGGTTATTGGTAAGATTTCGGATAAAATTAAATAA
- a CDS encoding MotA/TolQ/ExbB proton channel family protein — MNFMQFHKEGGPFMGVITVMGVLMLVVAGIKIYQITVQKHYDLKLVSLIRMAGLFAAALGVLSQITGIVQALEAIRAAEDISPQLVMGGAIVSFYTTIWGLIVLLVSLPIYFVLKEFIKQKMKEND, encoded by the coding sequence ATGAATTTTATGCAATTTCATAAAGAAGGTGGTCCGTTTATGGGAGTAATTACTGTAATGGGCGTGTTAATGCTGGTAGTAGCCGGGATAAAAATTTATCAGATAACTGTGCAAAAGCATTATGATTTGAAACTGGTGAGCTTGATTCGAATGGCCGGACTATTTGCCGCCGCATTGGGCGTGCTATCACAAATTACGGGCATTGTGCAAGCTTTGGAGGCTATACGTGCTGCTGAAGATATATCTCCTCAACTGGTTATGGGCGGAGCAATTGTTAGCTTTTACACTACTATTTGGGGACTAATAGTTTTGCTTGTTTCCTTACCGATTTACTTTGTGCTAAAAGAATTTATTAAGCAGAAAATGAAAGAAAACGATTAA
- a CDS encoding alpha-L-fucosidase, with the protein MKRLILPFVLSLLITISYAQKYEANWKSIDSRPVPQWFEDVKFGIFIHWGVYSVPAWAPANADIGVYAKYAEWYGYRINDDSKAGKLFREYHNKMYGEDFLYPDFAPQFKAQHWNPEQWADLFKRAGAKYVVLTSKHHEGFTLWPSAQSWNWNSVDIGPHRDICGDLTTAVKNAGLHMGFYYSLYEWYNPLYHNNLQKYVDDHMIPQMKDLVTSYEPDILWTDGEWEHPSKDWKSTEFLTWLYNESPVKDRICVNDRWGEETRSKHGGFYTTEYDLVHDGKSSKIEKAWEECRGIGTSFGYNQIETVENYMSSEALIHLLIEKVAGGGNLLLDVGPTADGRIPVIQQQRLLDIGNWLEINGEAIYETRKWEGAEKNNITDVYFTKKGKDLYVHCTKYPTSELKIKGLKKASSVNLLGYQGNVKFKKSGKTISISAPVLNPGKLTRTYAWVFKLENVLK; encoded by the coding sequence ATGAAACGACTTATTTTGCCGTTTGTCTTGTCTCTTCTCATTACTATTTCGTACGCCCAGAAATACGAAGCAAACTGGAAATCAATTGATAGCCGACCAGTCCCTCAATGGTTTGAAGATGTAAAATTTGGCATTTTCATTCATTGGGGAGTTTATTCGGTTCCGGCCTGGGCACCTGCAAATGCCGATATTGGCGTTTATGCCAAATACGCCGAGTGGTATGGATACCGAATTAACGACGATAGCAAGGCCGGAAAACTCTTTCGCGAATACCATAACAAAATGTATGGAGAAGATTTTCTTTACCCGGACTTTGCCCCACAATTTAAAGCGCAACACTGGAACCCCGAACAATGGGCCGATTTGTTTAAACGCGCCGGAGCAAAATATGTGGTACTTACCTCGAAACACCACGAGGGATTTACGCTTTGGCCCAGCGCGCAAAGCTGGAACTGGAACAGCGTTGATATTGGCCCGCACCGTGATATTTGTGGCGATTTAACGACTGCAGTTAAAAATGCCGGGTTGCACATGGGATTTTACTATTCGCTATACGAATGGTATAATCCACTCTACCACAACAACCTTCAAAAATATGTCGACGACCATATGATTCCACAAATGAAAGACCTTGTTACCAGCTACGAACCGGATATTTTATGGACCGACGGCGAGTGGGAACATCCAAGTAAAGACTGGAAAAGCACCGAGTTTTTGACCTGGCTTTACAACGAATCTCCGGTTAAAGACCGGATTTGTGTTAACGACCGCTGGGGAGAAGAAACCCGCAGCAAACATGGTGGATTTTATACTACCGAGTACGATTTAGTGCACGACGGAAAAAGTTCCAAAATTGAAAAAGCATGGGAAGAATGTCGCGGAATAGGAACTTCATTTGGGTATAACCAGATTGAAACCGTTGAAAACTACATGAGCTCTGAAGCATTGATTCATCTCCTAATTGAGAAAGTTGCCGGAGGAGGCAATCTTCTGCTTGATGTTGGGCCAACTGCCGATGGTCGCATTCCTGTAATTCAGCAACAACGTTTACTTGATATTGGCAACTGGCTCGAAATAAACGGAGAAGCAATTTACGAAACAAGAAAATGGGAAGGCGCTGAAAAAAATAATATCACTGATGTATATTTCACAAAAAAAGGAAAAGACCTGTACGTACATTGCACCAAATATCCAACTTCCGAACTAAAGATAAAAGGATTAAAAAAAGCCTCATCTGTTAATTTGTTAGGCTATCAAGGCAATGTGAAATTCAAGAAATCGGGAAAAACAATCAGCATTTCTGCGCCGGTATTAAATCCGGGTAAACTTACCCGCACTTATGCCTGGGTATTTAAACTTGAAAATGTACTTAAATAA
- a CDS encoding acyl carrier protein, whose protein sequence is MSDVAAKVKAIIVDKLGVDESEVTTEASFTNDLGADSLDTVELIMEFEKEFDLAIPDDEAEKISTVGEAVAHIEAAL, encoded by the coding sequence ATGTCTGACGTTGCAGCAAAAGTAAAAGCAATAATCGTTGATAAATTAGGTGTTGACGAAAGTGAAGTAACTACAGAAGCATCTTTCACTAACGACCTTGGTGCTGACTCACTTGACACAGTTGAATTGATCATGGAATTCGAGAAAGAATTTGATCTTGCTATTCCAGACGACGAGGCAGAAAAAATTTCTACAGTAGGTGAAGCAGTAGCTCACATCGAGGCTGCTCTCTAA
- a CDS encoding cation diffusion facilitator family transporter, with translation MQNNRYIFREGWISIFVNTLLFGLKYWAGTVTGSVALIADAWHTLTDSVSSVIVLIGGKISSKPADDDHPFGHGRAEHIAAIIIGVLLAIVAFDFVLKSVDKFGSHEQTIFGTVAWVVTIVSIIAKELLAQYAFFGFRKTNSTILKADAWHHRTDALSSVIILIGIFVGKYFWWTDAVLGLVVAIMIGYASFEILSKEIKSLLGESPSDELLEKIHKTVSHNCVIRVNLHHIHLHHYGNHTEMSCHIKLPPEMTLYETHEICTKIEKAINEEFGFFTTIHPEPLNNKLKTFERY, from the coding sequence ATGCAAAACAACAGATACATATTTCGTGAGGGTTGGATATCGATTTTTGTCAACACTTTACTTTTCGGCTTGAAATACTGGGCAGGGACTGTAACAGGCTCGGTGGCTTTAATTGCTGACGCCTGGCATACACTTACCGATTCGGTGTCATCGGTAATTGTTTTAATCGGCGGAAAAATATCAAGCAAACCAGCCGACGATGATCATCCCTTCGGGCATGGTCGTGCCGAACACATTGCTGCCATTATAATAGGTGTGTTGCTTGCTATTGTAGCTTTCGATTTTGTACTGAAATCAGTAGATAAGTTTGGCTCACACGAACAGACGATTTTCGGAACAGTTGCCTGGGTGGTTACTATTGTTTCCATTATTGCCAAAGAGTTGCTGGCTCAATATGCCTTTTTCGGATTTCGGAAAACCAACTCAACTATTTTAAAAGCTGATGCATGGCATCACCGCACCGATGCACTTTCATCGGTAATTATTCTGATTGGAATATTCGTGGGTAAATATTTCTGGTGGACCGATGCAGTTTTGGGACTGGTTGTTGCCATAATGATCGGATATGCCAGTTTCGAAATTCTGTCGAAAGAAATCAAATCACTTCTTGGCGAAAGTCCTTCTGATGAGTTATTGGAGAAGATTCATAAAACAGTTAGCCATAATTGCGTAATCCGGGTTAACCTGCATCACATACATCTGCATCACTACGGCAACCACACCGAAATGAGTTGCCATATAAAACTTCCACCAGAAATGACATTATACGAAACGCACGAGATCTGCACAAAAATAGAGAAAGCCATTAACGAAGAATTTGGTTTTTTCACCACCATTCACCCCGAGCCGTTGAACAACAAACTCAAAACATTTGAACGCTATTAA
- a CDS encoding phosphoribosylglycinamide formyltransferase: MEQKRIAIFASGSGTNAENIFKYFLGNEKIMIDSLWANKSDAYALVRAQKHGVETFVFNRNQFYNTNEIIETLRNRKVNVIVLAGFLWLIPDNLVENFTIVNIHPALLPKYGGKGMYGMNVHKAIVANKETHSGITIHYVDQNYDEGKIIFQAKCEVLPDDTPEQVAAKVHALEYEHYPAVIENVINGNS; encoded by the coding sequence ATGGAACAAAAGAGGATTGCAATATTTGCTTCGGGATCGGGAACCAATGCCGAGAATATTTTTAAGTACTTTCTTGGAAATGAAAAAATTATGATCGATTCTTTGTGGGCAAACAAATCTGATGCTTATGCATTGGTTCGTGCTCAAAAACATGGGGTGGAGACCTTTGTGTTTAATCGCAACCAATTCTATAATACCAACGAAATTATTGAAACATTAAGAAATCGTAAAGTGAATGTTATCGTGCTGGCGGGTTTTTTGTGGCTTATTCCCGATAATCTGGTTGAAAACTTCACGATTGTTAATATACATCCGGCTTTACTGCCCAAATATGGCGGCAAAGGAATGTACGGAATGAATGTACACAAAGCCATAGTTGCAAATAAAGAAACACACTCGGGAATCACAATTCATTACGTAGACCAGAATTATGATGAAGGAAAAATCATTTTTCAGGCCAAATGCGAGGTGTTGCCCGATGATACGCCCGAGCAGGTAGCTGCAAAAGTTCACGCGTTGGAATACGAACATTATCCAGCGGTAATAGAAAACGTAATAAACGGAAATAGCTAA
- a CDS encoding histidine kinase codes for MTDKIQHIITRVKTSKYIRPVYHIAFWILVACFYFFMFSWNSAFREATIIFSAGLLPVAILLTYFFNNFLVPRYLWEKRYGLFFLYSLFTLLTGVWLSFLIVFYALIHILNNKAMIDPSVLHPELQVISLNFIVFLAIAVKQIKRAFFIQQEKNELERKKLSTELKLKEAELKLLKAQIHPHFLFNTLNNLYGLTIEKSDEAPGLVLRLSDILDYILYRCNEKKVLLFDEILNLENYIEIEKLRYSEKLSITTDFPKETNNRQIAPLLLLPFVENAFKHGVSNNPGTAQITCSLKTQHTSMVFKIENSKNPAQQHIKSLSKGIGLSNVKKRLELLYPRKYKLEIDEKETTFSVTLALELAK; via the coding sequence ATGACTGATAAGATTCAACATATAATAACCCGGGTAAAAACCTCGAAGTACATCCGACCTGTCTATCACATTGCATTTTGGATATTGGTTGCCTGCTTCTACTTTTTCATGTTTAGCTGGAACAGTGCTTTTCGCGAGGCCACTATCATTTTTTCGGCCGGGCTGCTACCGGTGGCTATTTTGCTTACCTACTTTTTTAACAACTTTCTAGTGCCGCGTTATCTCTGGGAAAAACGTTATGGGCTGTTTTTCTTATATAGTTTATTCACCCTGCTTACCGGTGTATGGCTGTCGTTTTTAATTGTGTTTTATGCACTAATTCATATTCTGAATAACAAAGCAATGATCGATCCGTCAGTGCTTCACCCCGAGCTACAAGTGATTTCGCTAAATTTTATCGTATTTCTTGCCATTGCTGTTAAACAGATAAAACGTGCCTTTTTTATTCAGCAGGAAAAGAACGAGTTGGAGCGGAAAAAACTCAGTACCGAACTCAAGCTGAAAGAAGCAGAACTGAAGTTACTAAAAGCGCAAATCCATCCTCATTTTCTTTTCAACACCCTGAATAACCTTTACGGCCTTACCATTGAAAAATCGGATGAAGCACCGGGGCTGGTATTACGCCTTTCCGATATTCTGGATTATATTCTTTACCGCTGCAACGAAAAAAAGGTTTTACTCTTCGACGAGATCTTGAACCTGGAAAACTATATCGAGATTGAAAAGCTGCGCTACTCGGAAAAACTAAGTATAACAACTGATTTCCCCAAAGAAACCAATAATCGGCAAATTGCCCCACTACTTCTGCTGCCATTTGTTGAGAATGCGTTTAAACATGGTGTAAGCAACAATCCCGGCACAGCACAAATTACATGCAGCTTAAAAACACAACATACTTCTATGGTATTTAAAATCGAAAACTCAAAGAATCCTGCGCAACAACATATAAAAAGTCTGTCGAAAGGAATTGGCCTGAGCAATGTAAAAAAACGGCTGGAGTTACTTTACCCCAGAAAATACAAGTTGGAAATCGACGAAAAAGAAACAACTTTTTCAGTAACTTTAGCGTTAGAACTAGCAAAATAA
- the fabF gene encoding beta-ketoacyl-ACP synthase II, whose translation MELKRVVITGVGTVNPLGNSVEEYWENLKNGVSGAGPITHFDASLHATKFACEVKNFDPLQYMEKKEIRKYDLYTQYAFATAAQAVEDCGLDLEKVDGDRVGVIWGAGIGGLETFHKEVRAYKEERPRFSPFFIPKMIANIAGGLVSIKYGFRGPNYTTVSACASASHAMIDALNTIRMGKADIILTGGSEAGVNEAGIAGFNSMRAISTRNDDPKTASRPFDKDRDGFVMGEGSAAFMLEEYEHAKARGAKIYAEVAGGGMSADAYHMTAPDPEGKGAGLVMKWALEDAGLTTKDVDYINVHGTSTPLGDIAEPKAISKLFGEDAYNLSISSTKSMTGHLLGAAGAIEGLASVLAMRAGIVPPTINHFTPDPEIDEKLDFTFNKAKEREINVAISNTFGFGGHNATVVFKKL comes from the coding sequence ATGGAATTAAAACGGGTAGTAATAACCGGTGTTGGAACCGTTAATCCTTTAGGGAATTCCGTTGAAGAGTACTGGGAGAATCTAAAGAATGGAGTAAGCGGAGCTGGGCCTATAACCCACTTCGATGCTTCGCTTCACGCAACTAAGTTTGCATGTGAAGTTAAAAACTTTGATCCTCTTCAGTACATGGAGAAAAAGGAAATCCGCAAATACGACCTGTATACACAGTATGCATTTGCAACCGCGGCCCAGGCTGTTGAAGACTGTGGCCTCGACCTGGAAAAAGTTGACGGTGACCGGGTAGGCGTTATTTGGGGTGCAGGAATTGGAGGCTTGGAAACTTTCCACAAGGAAGTTCGGGCTTACAAAGAGGAGCGTCCTCGTTTTTCTCCGTTTTTTATCCCTAAAATGATTGCAAACATTGCAGGTGGATTAGTTTCAATTAAGTACGGATTCAGAGGGCCAAACTACACAACTGTTAGTGCCTGTGCATCAGCCTCTCACGCAATGATCGACGCTTTAAACACCATTCGTATGGGAAAAGCTGATATCATACTTACGGGAGGTTCTGAAGCAGGAGTTAACGAAGCTGGTATTGCCGGATTCAACTCAATGAGAGCTATCTCTACACGCAATGATGATCCCAAAACTGCTTCGCGCCCATTTGATAAAGACCGTGATGGTTTTGTAATGGGTGAAGGTTCTGCAGCATTTATGCTGGAAGAATACGAACATGCAAAAGCACGTGGAGCAAAAATTTATGCCGAGGTTGCAGGTGGTGGCATGTCGGCCGATGCTTATCATATGACTGCTCCTGATCCTGAAGGAAAAGGTGCCGGTTTAGTTATGAAGTGGGCATTGGAGGATGCTGGATTGACAACTAAAGACGTTGATTATATTAACGTTCATGGTACTTCAACTCCGCTTGGTGACATAGCAGAACCAAAGGCTATTAGCAAATTATTTGGAGAAGATGCTTACAACCTAAGCATTAGTTCTACCAAATCAATGACAGGTCACTTGTTAGGTGCTGCCGGAGCCATTGAAGGTCTTGCTAGTGTTCTTGCCATGCGTGCAGGTATTGTTCCACCTACAATCAACCACTTTACACCAGATCCTGAAATTGACGAAAAGTTGGATTTCACATTCAACAAAGCCAAAGAAAGGGAAATCAATGTTGCTATTAGCAATACATTTGGTTTTGGTGGACATAATGCAACAGTAGTTTTTAAAAAACTATAG